The sequence ATGCGACATATTGCCGCAGTCAGGGCGCTAGGGCCTGTTAGCACTAATTCGATTCATTCTGTTGCGGCTAAAATTTCGCTATCAAGGCGTTTGGAGCGCAGGTTGTTCGGCATATCCCTATGCCTCACCCCTACGGGGTTACACGCTAAAACGCTCCCGGCGTTTTAGTGGTTGTTCCAAATGAGCGATAAACAACGCTGAGAGCGGGATTTTAGCCGCAACCCGCAGGGCTGGGCCTGTATTTCCAGGCTGATGCGTTATTTTTCGCTCGTTTAGCCCGCTAAACAACGCCAAAAATGCCTTTCATCCTGAAAATACAGGCTCCAGCAGAGCGAATTGAATTAGTATTAACAGGCCCTAATCTTCGCCTTCTTTCACCCAGCGGATGTTATCCAACTGAAAGTGTGCGCCGTGCATGCTGTTCCATAGGGGGGAGATCGCAAGGCCAATATCCACATGGGAGAGATCGAGGCCGAGGCCGACCAGGTGATCCACCGCAATGCGCTGCTTTTGCCAGCGCTTCCCGGGTTGCAGAGTAAGCGGAACAACACCCGTGGTGCAGGGTTGCTGACAGCTGAAGTTGACTACCATGCCGGGCCTGGGCCGGCCCCAGTCGAGCATGCGGATGTCGAATTGCACGCTGCCACCCGCATAGGCAGACATATCGGCGCTGTCGCCCAGGCGCGCGGTGTGAAATCGGAGGCGACCATTGGCGGGTACGTCACTGTAGCGTACGTCGATAACGGCACCGCGGCTGGGGTCGCGGGTTTCGATTACTTCCCAGCGTACCAGATCCTGATTATCGCCACTAGTATTGATGTGCTGTGAGGAGTTGTCGTACCGGGTTTCCCAGGAAGAGATTGCGCGCCATTGAGGATTAACGCAGTCGACGAAAATGACCCCGCTGTTGTGCGGGCAGGGCTCGGTTTCACCCGCGTCACGCATAATCCATATAACCGTGACGGAGGCGCCCACCAAAAGTGCGAGAAGCAGGTTCGCTGCAATGACTTTCACTCGTGCACTCAGCCCCCCTGGCAATCACACTATAGTGGGAAATAGTAGGGCTAAATTGCGCGAAATAAAACCTTCTTTGTCGCTGGCTTCCTGTACTTGTGCACTCGCACCGGCGCGCGTTAGGATTTTTTCTCCGGTCTGTGCCAGCCGTCAATATTGCGCTGACGGGCGCGTGCCACCACGAGCTGGTCGTCTGTAGACCCTCGCGTAACGGTGGACCCGGCGGCGATTGTGGTGCCGCTGGCGAGATTCACCGGCGCGACCAGCGCGGAGTTTGAGCCGACGAATACCCGGTCGCCGATCTCGGTGCGGTGCTTGTTTACGCCGTCGTAATTGCAGGTGATGGTGCCTGCGCCGATGTTCACTTCTGAGCCGACATCGGCATCGCCGACATAGCTGAGGTGATTGACCTTGCTGCCTTTGCCGATTGCGGCGTTTTTGGTTTCAACAAAGTTGCCAATACGTGCGCCTTCGGCCAGGCGAGTGCCGGGGCGCAAACGGGCGAAGGGCCCGATACTGCTGTTGCCAGTGACGATTGCGTTTTCCAGCACTGAGTTAGCGTGCACTACGGTGTTGTCCCCGAGGGAGACGTTGATCAAGGTGCAATTGGGGCCGATGACGACATTGTTGCCCAGATGATTCTCACCTTCGAACACACAGTTTACGTCAATGACACAATCTTCCCCGGCATCGAGAGTGCCGCGACAATCGAACCGGGCCGGGTCCATCAGAGTCACCCCGGAGGTCATGAGTTGCTCGGCGATCTCCTGTTGATAGATGCGTTCCAACTGGGCCTGCTGGGCGCGGTTGTTCACACCCAGCACTTCGCTTTCGCTTGCGGGCTGCGCGGTTTCTATGGCGATGCATTCTTTTGCGGCCATCGCGATAATATCTGTTAAGTAGTATTCGCCCTGCGCATTGTTGTTTTCCAGAGCCGGTAGCCAGCGCTTGAGCAAGCGGGCTTTGACGGCCATCACACCGGTATTCACTTCGCGAATCTGCTGCTGCTCTCGGGAAGCATCCTTTTGCTCGACAATGGCTTTCACCTCGCCCAGCGCATTGCGCACTATGCGGCCATAGCCCTGCGGGTCGGCCAGGGTGACGGTAAGCAATCCCATCGTGTCATCGGATACCAGTCCGGCCAGGTTGGCCAGGGTCTCGCTGCGAATCAGGGGCACGTCGCCATAGAGAATGAGTACTGTGGCATCGTCCTGCAGCGACGGCAGGGTTTGTAACACCGCGTGGCCGGTGCCCAATTGTTCCTTTTGTTCGATGAACACGATGCCGTGGTCGGCGACGGCCTGCTCGACCGCATCGGCTCCGTGACCGACTACCACAGCGATAGACTCTGCATGGAGGTCTCGCGCGCGATCAATCACGTGGGCGAGAAACGGCTTGCCCGCCAGTGTGTGTAAAACCTTGGGTTTGGCAGAGCGCATGCGGGTGCCCTTGCCCGCGGCGAGAATCACGATTTCGAGCATGATGTGTCCTTCGATTAAAAAATAGGGCGCTATTCTGCCACCGGATGTGTTTATTTTCGATGACCATCGCGCAATCGCCACGCGCTGCCGGCAGCTGCTTACTGCGGGTTGTGACCTGGCATTTATCCGCTGTCACGTATAGTCGGTCTTCATGTTCAATTTCCGGGAAGTTCTATGCCCGTTCAGCGCCGTATCTGGCTGCTGCCCGCTGCCCTAAATGGCGCAGTGGTTGTATTGCATTTGGCCATTATCCTCGGTGGTGCAGCCTGGTACCGGTTTTTTGGCCTGGCTGACGAACTGGTGCTGTGGTTGGAGCAGGGTTCGTGGCTGCCGCACTTTTTGCTGTTGGGCCTGGCCTCCACTTTTGCTGTGTGGATGTGTTTCGCGCTGTCGGCGGCCGGGATAATGCGCCGGTTCTGGATGTTGCGCCCGGTGCTTACCATGGTGACGCTACTTTACCTGGTGCGCGGGCTGGCGGGTTTGGCCGCGCCCCTGTTTTACTTGCACCCGGCAATGGCGGTGGAAGGGATCAGTTACTGGATTTGGAGTTCACTGGTTTGTGTCGCTGCGGGTTTGGTGCATTTGAATGCGCTGGTAGACACCTGGGGCGCATTGGCGGCTCCTGAGAAACGCTAGCGCTCGCTTGTCCCGACTCTCGGGTTGCCACAACACTTAGCTTGCCTCAATAAAACGCTAACGACTGAGGCAGATTAAGTCGCTGCGCGTCACTTGCTGCTATTCTGTGGCAAAACGCCACACGCTTTAGTTTCCGTTTAGCTCCTTGCTTGCTATGCCTCAACATCAAACCGAAACCTGCCCCCGCTGTCAGCAGACTTTTGAATGCAAAATGGGCTCGATCACACTTTGCCACTGCAGTACGGTTGCGCTTAATAAAGCCCAGCGCGACTACATTGCCAAGCGCTGGGATACGTGTTTGTGTCATGCCTGTTTGTTGGCTATCGCGGCGGACACATCGTTGCTCACGCCCGGCGCTGAGCGCCGAACTTGATCAAGGCGCCGTCGCTTGCTGTTGCAGGTAGTGATTGGCTGCCAGCACCAGGAACATATAGTTGGTCGCGCCACCTCCCATCACATATTCCGTCTGCTGCCAGAAGAACGGCCAGGTTTTCAGTTCCGGTAGATCGGGGCGGATAAGCGCCGTACCGGAGATCACGCCGCCTGGAATAAACGACCAGTCTGCGCGGTTTACGCCATAAGTGACGGTCGCAGAATTCGCTCCCACGCCGGAGGCAAAGCTCTGGGTATTTTTGCCTGGGTGCACTCCCAGCACAAAATTGAGCGCGTTCAAATAATCGTCGTCGCGGGTGAACTGTGGCCACGCCTGGCGATAAAAATACTGTTTCACCGCAAAGCTCTGAATCCCCCATCCGGCACCCCAAATGTAGGGTTTATAGGGTACGCCGTAGGGCGTGTCGCCCGCCTCGCGCTGCACGCCCGCCTGGTATTTGCTGGCGGCGCTGTCCAGTGCGGCGACAAAATTGGGGTTATTCATGCGCTCGCGCACGCGGCCCAGGGTCCAGCCGGTTTTGTCGATGGTGGTGAGCAGCGAGTTTTGCTGGGCAATCAGGGCATCCCGATATTCGGTGTCGCCAGTGCTTAACAGCAATTCGGTTAGCGCAAACGCGTTATTCTCTGGGCCACCCTGGCCTGCGGCAGCGCGATAAATCGCTTTCGCGGCGGCGAGCGCTCGCTTGGCCAGAACGTTGTCGTAGTCGTTCATCACCCGCGCGGCCGCAGCAAGCCCGGCGGCAACGTAAAGTTCGCGATCCGGGTTCTGTTCGGTGAATACCCAGCGGTCGTCGCTGGTGCCTGTTTTATTGTCGGTTTGGGTGGCGGCGTCTCCCAGGTGGACGTACTGACGAATGGTGGGCACGATGATGCCGCGATACAGGCGGCCAAGCTGCTGGTAACCGCCAAGCACGGTGAGCAACCCGTGTTCGATCTGCTGGAGGGCATCGTTTTTACCGTCTGGCTGATGAATCTCTACCAGCTTTTGCTGTTGATCCACGGTGGTGGCATCGTAGTTCAGGTTGAACTGTTCGACCATCATGGCCAGTAACCAGACAGTGCCGATCTGCGATTCCACGCGCAGGTCGTAGTCGCCTGCGTCATGCCAGCCGCCGCGGTTCAAGCCGCCGACGACTTGCCCGGGCTCGAATTGCGTTAGCGTGGATTCACCGGCGATATAGCCATCGAAATGGTTGTGATTTACCGGTGACATCTTCGCGTCGTCCTGGTGGCACAGGCCATGCCACACTCGGTATTTTTCAGCCACTTTCATATGGCACATTTGTACCGGCAGGTAGTATTCGAGGGTTGGCTGCCAGGCGTGGCGAGCGAAGACATCGTCGCCGATTTTGAAGGTGTGCGAACGTTCGTCGCGATACCGAATCTGGTACAGGCCGGGTTCCTGGATACTGCTGAAGTCGTAAGTGAAATAGTTGTAGCGCAGAAACTTGCCCCATCGGGACACCTTGCCACTGTGCACTTTGACGGCGCCCTCAGCGGTGAGCCTGTATAGCGACAGAGTGCTGGCTTTGTGGTCGCGCGCGTCCTGCTCGATGATAACCCGCTTGCTTTGCTGGCTGCCGTAGCCGAGTTGCGATACCTGGATCACCGGCGAATAGCGCCAGTTGGCGACGGTGTTGGGGGTGATTGTCCACTCCACGGCGTTGGTGGTGGCCCCGGCGGGTATTAGACTGCGCACAATGTACCAGCCGTTGTTGTGATTGCTGCGGCCGTCCAGCAGTTGCAGCTCGCCCCTGGCGCTGGTGATGGTGATGCGTTGCAAAGGTTCGCCGGGGGCAACCACCAGGGTGTTGCCGGTTGCCAGCGGGGCGTTCAGCCACTCGCCGTGGTCGTCAATCATGGGGCCGTTGGGCTGTTGCGGGAACTGACCGGCACTGTCGTCCAACATCCAGCTTTTGCCAAACAGGTGCCCGGGAAACAGCTCGAAATTAAACCCGGCTTTGCCGATCCATTCGGCGGGTAAGGGTTGGTCGAGATCGACACTCACTTTAAAACTGTTGTCGTGCACAGCGGTGACTTTGACTTTATAGGTGAAGTTCAGCTCCGGGTACGCAATGGGGTTGAATCCCTTCCGATCCTTGCTTTCGTCCGGGTAGGCCAGCGTTTGAGTGATGGTCTGGTGTTTTTCGTCGATCTGGTGGTTCAGACCTTTGGGCACGGGCGACCACTGACCCGGTGACATTTCCAGACGCAGATCGCCGTTGGCGGCGACGCGCTGACCGTGCTGAATGATAGACACCCCGGTTTGGTGGCCGTCCGGATAGATGTCGGCAAATACCGTAACGTTGAGTCCAGGCTTGGCGAAATAGCCCTGATCATTGATGCGCAAATCGTCTGCACTGGCCATGGCGGGCACGGCAAACGACAAAAAAACGGTGAGCAGGTGGCGTAGGTGTGTGTTCATAAAGTTGTTTTCGTTGTTATGTTTTTTATGGTGCTAGCGACTTTACGGCCTCAGCGGGCGCGGCGACCAGCTTAAAACACCCCTGTGCGCGGAGCAAACATCCGGGTGAGAGAGGCGGTTTGTCAATTCATGCTTTCGTCTAGTTGTTATGTAAACGGTTACATTGTACTTTGGCCGCTGCCCAAAGACTGACCGATCACGCAGCCGCGTGAGCCTGCCAGGGTGGCAAGGTTGATATAACAATAATAAAAAAACCTGATTCAAAGGGCGTTCTTAATGGACTACGTCAATGGTCTCTCATTTCCACTTCCTTGCAGCGGAGCGGATGTTTACTGCGGGCGAACCGACTCGTGTTGAATGATCTCGCGAGCCAAGCTAACCCCTCTCATCTCTTTCTGGAGTCGATAATAATGGTTAATACGATTCTTTCTCACGCCGGCCGTTGGCTGGTGCGCGGCGGTATAAGCCTCGCCCTGGCGGCTGTGGCAGCCCAATCCTGGGCGGGATTCTCGGTGTCTGGCACGCGTCTGCTCGATGGCAACGGCAATAATTTCATAATGCGCGGCGCCAACCATGCGCACACCTGGTTCACCAGTGAAACCAGCTCTATCGCGAATATCGCCAATCTGGGTGCGAACACGATTCGCGTGGTACTCAGTGATGGCTACCGCTGGAACCGTAACAGCGCGGCAGACGTCGCTAATATTATTTCCCTGTGTAAAGCGAACCAGGTGATCTGTGTGTTGGAAGTGCACGATGCCACCGGCGGTGGTGAAGAAAGTGCGGCAGGAACCATCGCGCATGCGGCGGACTATTGGGTCGATATTGCCAGTGCCCTGATCGGTCAGGAAGATTACGTAATAATTAACATTGCCAACGAGCCCATTGGCAATGGTCAAACTGCAGCCAAGTGGATCAACGAACACCGCGCGGCGATTCAAACCATCCGCGCCGCTGGGTTAACGCACACGCTGCTGGTGGATGCGTCCAACTGGGGACAGGACTGGGAAGAAGTGATGCTAGCGCATGCCTCTGAGGTTGCGACTGCGGATTCTCTCGCCAATACCATGTTCTCTGTCCACATGTATCAGGTGTACCAGACCCGCGCGAAAATCGAAAACTATGTGTCCACCTTCTTAAGTGACCACAACCTGCCCCTGATTGTTGGCGAATTCGGGGCAGACCATCAGGGTGAGTTTGTGGACGCTGATTCGATTCTGGCTGTGGCCGAGCAATACGGCATTGGTTACCTTGGCTGGTCCTGGTCGGGTAATGGCAGCTGTTGTACCACGCTGGATATGTCGAACAACTTCAATCCGAACAGTTTAACCACCTGGGGTGATCGGCTGTTTAACGGCGTGAACGGTATAGCCGCAACCGCCGTGAAAGCGACCGTGTACGGTGGCAGTTCATCTACCTCGAGTACTTCATCCAGCAGCAGCTCGTCGTCGAGCAACAGCTCATCTTCCAGCAGCAGTAGTTCCAGTTCCTCCAGTAGTTCGAGTTCGGGTGGAAGCTGCGTCGACATGTGTCAGTGGTATCAGGATGCGCCGCGCCCACTGTGCGTAAATCAGGATTCCGGCTGGGGCTGGGAAAACAGCATGAGCTGTATCGGGCGCAACACTTGCGAGAGCCAATCCGGTTCCGGCGGGGTGATAAACGTGTGTACGGGTGGATCCAGCAGTTCATCCTCGTCGAGTTCTTCCAGCTCGAGTTCTTCTAGTTCTAATAGCTCGTCAAGCTCGAGCAGTTCTTCCAGTTCGAACAGTTCGTCCAGTTCATCGAGCAGCAGCTCGAATTCATCCAGTAGTTCGAGCTCTTCAAGCAGCTCCAGTTCGTCCAGCAGCTCTTCCGGCGGCGCCGGTTTACAGTGTAACTGGTACGGCACTTTGTACCCGGTGTGCGCGAATCAGGACAGCGGCTGGGGCTATGAAAACAACGCCAGTTGCATTGGCGCAACCACCTGTGAGTCGCAGTCTGGCAATGGTGGTATTGTCGGTGGTTCCAGCACTTCATCCAGCAGTTCCAGTTCGTCCAGTTCATCAACGGGCGGCAGTGCCGGTGTGTGTAACTGGTACGGCACGGATTTCCCCTTGTGCACGCAAACAACGGTGGGTTGGGGCTACGAGAACAATCAGTCCTGTATCGCGCCCAGTACCTGTAATTCGCAATAGTCGGCAACATTTTCAAAGTACAGAAACAATTTAGGCTATCCCTCCTCCTCGTGGATAACAGGCTGGTATCAGTCGGTTATCCGCGCTTTTTTATTGCTCGCCTCTCAATCTGCCGCTTTCGGGCAGGGTCCTGACGTATAGGCCGTTATCGCTTCCTTCTGGCAGGCGCTACAATTGTTGCCTTCGGTCGATCGGCTGCCATCTTGGTGGATGGCGCAAACCGGGTCGTAAATCATCATGCACATCTGTGGCCGTGCCGATGGACAGGGCGTTGTGACATCTGCAGGCGCCGTTTCCGCGGGCGACTGGGCGGGGTGTTGCGCGCAGCCGCACAGCAACACGACAGCAATAACAAAAGCGAGTTTAACCATAGTGAGATCCTTTAAACGGCGCACACCCAAGCGCGCCCAATTTCGCAGTGAGGTATTTTCTGCCGAGGTGCGCGACCTGGCAAGTGACGGACGCGGCGTGCTTGAGCACCCGTCTGGCAAAACATTTTTCGCGCCCGGTGTGTGGCCTGGTGAAGCCGGCGAATTCCGCAGTACCGGTGGCAAGGGTCGGGTGGGTTTTGCTGAGCTGGTGGCGCTGAGCCCTGGCCGCGAGCACCCGCAAAGGCAGAGCGCGCCCTGCACGCACCACGGGTTCGGCGGTGCGCAATGTGGTGGCTGCCCCTGGCAGTTTATGGCCTACGACGCACAGCTCGCCGCCAAGCAAGCGCGGGTAAGCAGCGAGCTGGCGCGTCTGGGAGAAGCCGATAAAGTATTGCCCATTTGGCCGTCGCCACAGATCTTTGGCTATCGCAATCGCGCGCAGTTCAAAACAGATGGGCGCGAAATCGGCTATGTGTCGGCGGCCAGTAATACCTTGGCGCCGGTGCAACACTGCCCGGTGCTGTCGGAACCCAATCAACACACTTTGCAAACACTGCGGGCGCAATTACCGAACCGCGCCTGGCAGCCGGCGCGGCGCTCAGCCTGGCGCACGCTGGATATCGATGAGTCGATCGCCGCCGAACAGGTGTGCGTCGATCAGCGGCTGCCGTTTAAGCAGGGCAACAGCGCACAAAATACGCGCATGCGGGCGTGGTTGGCAGAGCGTATTGCGCCGGGTACTCAGCAAGCTGTTGAGTTGTTCTGCGGTTCTGGCAACCTCACCGAGGTTCTGTGTGACGCTGGTGTGGCAAAAATTAGTGCCGTGGAAGTGGTCGATGACGCGATAGCCGCGTTGCGCGCTAAAGCGCTGGCGGGCGTGGAGCCGATCGTTTGCGATCTATTTGCGGAAGACGGCCTGGCAAGTGTAACGCGTGTGCTGAAAACAGCGGAATTGCTGGTGTTGGACCCGCCCCGCGAGGGCTGGAAGTCGCGTGCGGCAGCCTGGCCTAAAAACTGTCGGTTACGCCAGGTGCTATCGGTGTCTTGTGACCTGGCAACCTTTACGCGCGACCTGGGTTTTTTCCTGGACCAGGGGTTTCGGTTAGTGGAAGTCCAGCCGCTCGATCAATTCCCGCACACTCCGCACATCGAGTTGCTCGCGCATCTTGAAAAGGATACGTGAGCGCTGTGCGGCAAAATTACTGCTGCTCTAGCTGGTAACCACGTGCCTGCAATTGTGCCAGCAAGCCATCGGGCCCCGGCAGGTGCATTGCGCCAACCATGACCAATTCGGTACCGTCGCTCTTCACCATGGATTCAATATGCGGTAGCCAGGCGTTGTTTCTGCTCACCAGTAAGTCTTGATAGCTGCGTGGAAATCGCGTGCGCATATCCTGAAGGTAATGGCTGTCCATACTGGCGACGTCGCCGGTCAGCCAATAACGTTTCATGTTGGCCAGCTCAGTTTCAATGCTCAACAAATCTTCGAGTGTATAGAGCAGCATATCGTCTTCTTCGCCCTGGCCCATGCGGCTGATGAACTGTAATTGCTCCTCGGGTGTTTCCAGGTAGTCGCGCTGCTTGTTGTCCACTGATGCTTTCAGGTTGAAGGTGTACTCAACGCCCTGTTGTGCGCTCATACCCAGGCGTTGCAGCTCCATGGACGAGAGCATGAGGCTCACTCCCACCGGTGTTAGTTGGGCAAAGGTTTCTACCGGCAGGCTTCTTTTGGTGAGGAACGCCTCTAACGCAGCATAGGTGGTAGGCTTGATTGCGGTGTCCAGCGTACGGCCATCCTGGAACATCACCAATGCGGCTGCTTTGCGCTGATATTCGGGGCTTTGCGCGATGCTCACATCGGTTTCGAAAATCAAGGTATCCGCGGCGAGGTAGGCCTGTTCGAAGGCGTCTGGCAAAGGGTGGTCGGCACTGTTGAGCAAGTGAAACGTACCGGCCAGATACAAGGTGTGTTTCCCTTTGCTGACCTGCCATACCGAAGTCGCTGCAGAGGCCACCGTGGACAGCAATAAAAGCAGTGCGACGAGCCCGTAACGACAACGGCGAAGGTTCTGGTGGTGCATTGGCTGTCTCCAGATTACAACGGTCAGAGTGCGGTTTGCGCGTATAACGCTGTGAGCGTTATACGGTTTAACCAGGTAGAGATATCAATAATAGCCGAGCGCACGGGAGAGTGACTCCCGAGCGAGGCTGATATGCTGTCGACTGGGGGCCTCGCCGGGACGGATAAATCGGCTGGATGACTGCGCAAATAAATAGGTTTCGATCTGGTGTTTGCGCGCCGCATCGACGCCGTAGAGGATCGTGACCCAGTCATTTACACAGAGCAAATAGTAGGCCGGAGAGAGGTCATTGTAGGGAGAAAAGGCGCGATGAATGCCCTGGATGTTGCGCTCCCCCGGTGAATGCAGGCCCTGCGGCACTGGCAGGGTGCTGAGATAGCGGTAGGGATAGAGCGCTAATGCGAATAAAACGCGGGCAAGCCAAATCAGTAACAGCAGGGGAAACAAAATAATAATCAGAGGTACTTTTGCGAGTTTCCAGGCACTCGACGTTTTAGCTGTGCCAGACGCGCCTTGCAGCGATAAGGGGTGGGGCAGGAAGGATGTGAATGTATCTTTCAAATGCTGAGCTAACTCTTTGCGTCGCCAGTACTGCACGGCGCTAAAACACCGCATCTCCACATCACTCATCTTTTCCATAAGGCAGGCTTGGGGGCTCTTTGCATTCAATCGCTGAGTTCGAGAGTGTATCCCGCTTGGTTAGTCGCGTACAGTAGGGTCTGTCTTTCGCTAACGCAGCCAAGGCTCCGGTGTCGCGGTGAGTTCAACGCAATTAAAAAGGCGCCAATGCGGCCACTTTTTGTGGCTGGTAAATTGGTCTTAATGAATAATTATCCGGGCTGAGTGAGTTCGCCGGCATGATAAGCGATATGGCTTTCGATAAAACTCGCGACAAAAAAGTAACTGTGGTCGTAACCGGGATGCAGCTGATAATTGAGCGGGTGGCCAGCCTCTGCACAGGCGGCTTGCAGGCGCTCCGGTTTCAATTCGTCCTCCAGAAAGTGATCGTCTCCACCCTGATCCACCAGCAGTGGTGTGCGGCAATCGCCGTTGGCAACTAGCCAGCAGCTATCGTGGTTTTGCCAGCGGGCTTTGTCCGCCCCCAGGTAATGCCGGAACGCAGTTTCGCCCCAGGGGGTTTTGGCGGGATTACAGATCGGGGCGAACGCCGAAATAGAGCGAAACAGTTGTGGATAACTTAGCCCCAGCACAATTGCGCCATGGCCTCCCATACCGTGACCAGCAACGCCCAAACGCGCGTTATCCACAGGCAGGTCTGCGATTAAACCAGGCAGCTCGTCGCAAATGTACGACGCCATCTGATAGTTGGGGGCCCAGGGCGCTTCGGTAGCATTCAGGTAGAAACTGGCGCCTTCGCCAAGATGCCAGGTGGGTTCATCCCCCTTGTGGATTTGCTCGCCGCGGGGACTGGTGTCCGGTACAACCAACGCTATTCCGTGTTTAGCCGCAAACTGTTGAGCGCCGGCTTTGTGGACGAAATTCTCGTCGCTACAGGTGAAACCCGATAGCCAAATCATCGCGGGCACCTTGCCTGCCTGTGCTTGTGGCGGCAGGTACACGGAAAACCGCATGCTGCAATCGAGCATGCGACTACGGTGTTGGAAGCGCAATTGTTCACCGCCGAAGCAAGTGTGGCCACTGAGTTCGAGCACAGGTTAGCTTTCCTTTTGGTTTAAAGTGATTTGGCCTGGTTGAAGGGGCAGCTGTCGGCACGTTGCTGGCGCTGTTCCAGTTCGCGCATGGCGGTGGGCGCCAGCGACCACCCTTGCAGGTTGTCGAGGGCTAATTGTTCCAGTACGTCAATATGGTCCTCTCCCGCATTGAGGGCAGGAATATATTGGTAGTTTTCTCCACCATTTTGTAAAAAGTACTCGCGATTCTCTTCGCCGATCTCTTCAATTGTCTCCAGACAATCGGATGAAAAACCGGGACACATAATCTGCACGGATTTTACGCCGGCACCGGGGAGCTGTTTTAGCAGCACATCGGTGTAGGGCTGCAGCCATTCTTCGCGGCCGAAGCGACTCTGAAAACTGGTAATGACTTCACTCTCGGTGAGCTGCAACGCTTCGGCCAAAAGGCGTGACGTGGCGAGGCACTGGCAGTGGTAAGGATCGCCGGCATGGAGGTAGCGCAGGGGCACGCCGTGATAGGAGAGAATGAGCTTGTCGGCGCGG comes from Teredinibacter turnerae and encodes:
- the glmU gene encoding bifunctional UDP-N-acetylglucosamine diphosphorylase/glucosamine-1-phosphate N-acetyltransferase GlmU encodes the protein MLEIVILAAGKGTRMRSAKPKVLHTLAGKPFLAHVIDRARDLHAESIAVVVGHGADAVEQAVADHGIVFIEQKEQLGTGHAVLQTLPSLQDDATVLILYGDVPLIRSETLANLAGLVSDDTMGLLTVTLADPQGYGRIVRNALGEVKAIVEQKDASREQQQIREVNTGVMAVKARLLKRWLPALENNNAQGEYYLTDIIAMAAKECIAIETAQPASESEVLGVNNRAQQAQLERIYQQEIAEQLMTSGVTLMDPARFDCRGTLDAGEDCVIDVNCVFEGENHLGNNVVIGPNCTLINVSLGDNTVVHANSVLENAIVTGNSSIGPFARLRPGTRLAEGARIGNFVETKNAAIGKGSKVNHLSYVGDADVGSEVNIGAGTITCNYDGVNKHRTEIGDRVFVGSNSALVAPVNLASGTTIAAGSTVTRGSTDDQLVVARARQRNIDGWHRPEKKS
- a CDS encoding cysteine-rich CWC family protein, with the translated sequence MPQHQTETCPRCQQTFECKMGSITLCHCSTVALNKAQRDYIAKRWDTCLCHACLLAIAADTSLLTPGAERRT
- a CDS encoding glycoside hydrolase family 9 protein, with amino-acid sequence MNTHLRHLLTVFLSFAVPAMASADDLRINDQGYFAKPGLNVTVFADIYPDGHQTGVSIIQHGQRVAANGDLRLEMSPGQWSPVPKGLNHQIDEKHQTITQTLAYPDESKDRKGFNPIAYPELNFTYKVKVTAVHDNSFKVSVDLDQPLPAEWIGKAGFNFELFPGHLFGKSWMLDDSAGQFPQQPNGPMIDDHGEWLNAPLATGNTLVVAPGEPLQRITITSARGELQLLDGRSNHNNGWYIVRSLIPAGATTNAVEWTITPNTVANWRYSPVIQVSQLGYGSQQSKRVIIEQDARDHKASTLSLYRLTAEGAVKVHSGKVSRWGKFLRYNYFTYDFSSIQEPGLYQIRYRDERSHTFKIGDDVFARHAWQPTLEYYLPVQMCHMKVAEKYRVWHGLCHQDDAKMSPVNHNHFDGYIAGESTLTQFEPGQVVGGLNRGGWHDAGDYDLRVESQIGTVWLLAMMVEQFNLNYDATTVDQQQKLVEIHQPDGKNDALQQIEHGLLTVLGGYQQLGRLYRGIIVPTIRQYVHLGDAATQTDNKTGTSDDRWVFTEQNPDRELYVAAGLAAAARVMNDYDNVLAKRALAAAKAIYRAAAGQGGPENNAFALTELLLSTGDTEYRDALIAQQNSLLTTIDKTGWTLGRVRERMNNPNFVAALDSAASKYQAGVQREAGDTPYGVPYKPYIWGAGWGIQSFAVKQYFYRQAWPQFTRDDDYLNALNFVLGVHPGKNTQSFASGVGANSATVTYGVNRADWSFIPGGVISGTALIRPDLPELKTWPFFWQQTEYVMGGGATNYMFLVLAANHYLQQQATAP
- a CDS encoding cellulase family glycosylhydrolase, translated to MVNTILSHAGRWLVRGGISLALAAVAAQSWAGFSVSGTRLLDGNGNNFIMRGANHAHTWFTSETSSIANIANLGANTIRVVLSDGYRWNRNSAADVANIISLCKANQVICVLEVHDATGGGEESAAGTIAHAADYWVDIASALIGQEDYVIINIANEPIGNGQTAAKWINEHRAAIQTIRAAGLTHTLLVDASNWGQDWEEVMLAHASEVATADSLANTMFSVHMYQVYQTRAKIENYVSTFLSDHNLPLIVGEFGADHQGEFVDADSILAVAEQYGIGYLGWSWSGNGSCCTTLDMSNNFNPNSLTTWGDRLFNGVNGIAATAVKATVYGGSSSTSSTSSSSSSSSSNSSSSSSSSSSSSSSSSSGGSCVDMCQWYQDAPRPLCVNQDSGWGWENSMSCIGRNTCESQSGSGGVINVCTGGSSSSSSSSSSSSSSSSSNSSSSSSSSSSSNSSSSSSSSSSNSSSSSSSSSSSSSSSSSSGGAGLQCNWYGTLYPVCANQDSGWGYENNASCIGATTCESQSGNGGIVGGSSTSSSSSSSSSSSTGGSAGVCNWYGTDFPLCTQTTVGWGYENNQSCIAPSTCNSQ
- a CDS encoding class I SAM-dependent RNA methyltransferase; the protein is MRSFKRRTPKRAQFRSEVFSAEVRDLASDGRGVLEHPSGKTFFAPGVWPGEAGEFRSTGGKGRVGFAELVALSPGREHPQRQSAPCTHHGFGGAQCGGCPWQFMAYDAQLAAKQARVSSELARLGEADKVLPIWPSPQIFGYRNRAQFKTDGREIGYVSAASNTLAPVQHCPVLSEPNQHTLQTLRAQLPNRAWQPARRSAWRTLDIDESIAAEQVCVDQRLPFKQGNSAQNTRMRAWLAERIAPGTQQAVELFCGSGNLTEVLCDAGVAKISAVEVVDDAIAALRAKALAGVEPIVCDLFAEDGLASVTRVLKTAELLVLDPPREGWKSRAAAWPKNCRLRQVLSVSCDLATFTRDLGFFLDQGFRLVEVQPLDQFPHTPHIELLAHLEKDT
- a CDS encoding TraB/GumN family protein — translated: MHHQNLRRCRYGLVALLLLLSTVASAATSVWQVSKGKHTLYLAGTFHLLNSADHPLPDAFEQAYLAADTLIFETDVSIAQSPEYQRKAAALVMFQDGRTLDTAIKPTTYAALEAFLTKRSLPVETFAQLTPVGVSLMLSSMELQRLGMSAQQGVEYTFNLKASVDNKQRDYLETPEEQLQFISRMGQGEEDDMLLYTLEDLLSIETELANMKRYWLTGDVASMDSHYLQDMRTRFPRSYQDLLVSRNNAWLPHIESMVKSDGTELVMVGAMHLPGPDGLLAQLQARGYQLEQQ